A stretch of Endozoicomonas sp. SCSIO W0465 DNA encodes these proteins:
- a CDS encoding NfeD family protein, which produces MVIAMTLEPWHWLILLFVFLGAEALGAGGFLLGSAAAAAVVSFWLWLVPDMSWPVQLVIFGIGSLLLSLAYWKLFRKLNNRSDSPELNNRASQLIGRTIVLEHDLPAGQSKLQIGDTLWKVESDRSVSQGSKVSVTGNQGMMLLLKERV; this is translated from the coding sequence ATGGTTATTGCGATGACTCTGGAACCCTGGCACTGGTTGATTCTGCTCTTTGTCTTTTTAGGTGCGGAGGCGCTGGGTGCTGGTGGTTTCCTGCTGGGCAGTGCGGCCGCTGCAGCGGTTGTCTCTTTCTGGCTCTGGTTGGTACCTGATATGAGCTGGCCCGTTCAGTTGGTGATTTTTGGTATTGGCAGTTTGCTGCTTTCTCTCGCCTATTGGAAACTGTTCCGTAAATTGAACAACAGAAGCGACAGCCCTGAATTAAATAATCGGGCATCGCAGCTGATTGGCCGAACCATTGTGCTTGAGCATGACTTACCAGCAGGGCAGAGTAAACTTCAGATTGGCGATACACTCTGGAAGGTCGAGTCAGACAGGTCTGTATCACAGGGTAGCAAAGTCTCGGTAACGGGAAATCAGGGGATGATGTTGCTCCTCAAGGAGCGGGTCTGA
- a CDS encoding Na/Pi symporter has product MQPSYTGELTQSKGQVVQWLLVTLMIYLLLVAVGMIGSGFKWASGGADGARQLFTFATNPVMGLVAGALATAVVQSSSTVTSVIVGLVAGGLPVAIAIPMIMGANIGTTVTNTLVSMGHIGKKKEFRRAFSAATVHDFFNLMAVFIFLPLEVMTGFLAKTSDLLVSILVGGDSVSIKGFNFVKVLTGPSVDLFKGLYDALPDLWAGVCLALTGLAFIFISIIYLGKLLKLLMVGKAKQILHKAIGQGPATGIFSGMMMTIAVQSSSTCTSLIVPLAGNGIFKLKEIYPFTLGSNIGTTITALLAATAVQGVMGLFALQIALVHLLFNVSAVLLIYTIPFLRNIPPTLARRFAQVASRNKWMVLVYVVGIFFILPAMLIAITA; this is encoded by the coding sequence ATGCAACCCAGTTATACAGGCGAGTTGACGCAATCGAAAGGTCAGGTTGTTCAGTGGCTATTGGTTACGCTGATGATCTACCTATTGCTGGTCGCTGTCGGGATGATAGGTTCCGGCTTTAAGTGGGCTTCCGGTGGTGCTGATGGTGCACGTCAGTTGTTTACTTTTGCCACCAACCCGGTGATGGGGCTGGTGGCAGGTGCACTGGCAACCGCGGTTGTTCAGTCATCCAGTACTGTGACATCGGTGATTGTTGGTCTTGTTGCGGGGGGGCTTCCGGTTGCCATCGCTATTCCGATGATTATGGGGGCCAATATTGGTACTACTGTTACCAATACGCTGGTAAGTATGGGGCATATCGGCAAGAAAAAAGAGTTTCGTCGAGCGTTTTCTGCCGCGACTGTTCATGATTTTTTCAATCTGATGGCGGTTTTTATTTTTCTTCCATTGGAGGTTATGACGGGGTTTCTGGCCAAGACCTCTGATCTTCTGGTCAGTATCCTGGTCGGTGGTGACTCTGTGAGTATCAAAGGCTTCAACTTTGTTAAAGTGCTGACCGGGCCTTCTGTCGATCTGTTCAAGGGACTCTATGACGCTTTGCCTGACTTGTGGGCGGGTGTCTGCCTGGCCCTGACCGGGTTGGCCTTTATTTTTATTTCCATTATCTATCTGGGCAAACTGCTCAAGCTTCTGATGGTGGGAAAAGCTAAACAGATTCTGCACAAAGCAATTGGGCAGGGGCCTGCTACCGGTATTTTCTCAGGTATGATGATGACCATCGCCGTGCAGTCATCCTCAACCTGCACCAGCCTGATCGTACCGCTTGCCGGAAATGGAATTTTCAAGCTTAAGGAGATATATCCATTTACCCTGGGATCCAATATCGGCACGACCATTACCGCCTTGCTGGCGGCAACAGCAGTCCAGGGAGTCATGGGACTATTTGCCTTGCAGATAGCACTTGTTCATCTGTTGTTTAATGTTTCAGCGGTACTGCTGATTTACACCATTCCATTCCTTCGCAATATACCGCCAACCCTTGCCCGTCGTTTTGCTCAGGTGGCCAGCCGGAATAAATGGATGGTGCTGGTCTATGTGGTGGGTATCTTTTTTATTCTGCCCGCTATGCTGATCGCGATAACTGCCTGA